One Pseudodesulfovibrio senegalensis DNA segment encodes these proteins:
- the galU gene encoding UTP--glucose-1-phosphate uridylyltransferase GalU: MKIRKAVIPVAGWGTRSLPATKNIPKEMLPIYKKPIVQYIVEEAIEAGLTDVVFVTNQNKKIIEDHFDRNFLLEQLLERAGKKELLEEVRRVSDMVNIISVRQKEQLGLGHAVLCADEVCKNEPFAVMLGDDLMFGLNAGISELLEAARSEGKAVVGVIEVPEDKVNRYGIIQGEEFAPNMYRVNRLVEKPSPEEAPSNLAITGRYVLLPEIFDILENQEAGVGGEIQLTDALQGLADQDKLIAVRLQGQRFDAGDWVEYLTANIYFALHDEELHDDLVKRLMELLPCTDI, from the coding sequence ATGAAGATTCGCAAGGCGGTCATTCCCGTGGCGGGATGGGGTACCCGTTCCCTTCCTGCAACCAAGAACATTCCCAAGGAAATGCTGCCCATCTACAAGAAACCCATTGTGCAGTATATTGTCGAGGAAGCCATTGAAGCCGGGCTGACAGATGTGGTTTTCGTGACCAACCAGAACAAGAAAATTATCGAAGATCATTTCGATCGCAACTTTCTGCTCGAGCAACTGCTTGAACGCGCCGGCAAGAAGGAATTGCTTGAAGAGGTTCGCCGGGTTTCCGACATGGTGAACATCATTTCCGTTCGTCAGAAGGAACAGTTGGGGCTGGGGCATGCCGTGCTGTGTGCTGACGAGGTCTGCAAGAATGAACCCTTTGCCGTCATGCTTGGCGATGATCTCATGTTCGGCCTGAATGCCGGCATCAGCGAATTGCTGGAGGCCGCCCGTTCCGAGGGCAAGGCCGTTGTGGGCGTTATTGAAGTTCCCGAGGACAAGGTCAATCGCTACGGCATTATACAGGGCGAAGAGTTTGCTCCGAACATGTATCGGGTTAATCGTCTGGTGGAAAAACCCTCACCTGAAGAGGCTCCTTCCAACCTTGCCATTACCGGGCGTTACGTGCTCCTGCCCGAAATATTCGACATTCTGGAAAATCAGGAAGCCGGCGTGGGCGGAGAGATTCAGTTGACTGACGCCCTGCAGGGACTTGCCGATCAGGACAAGCTCATAGCCGTACGCCTTCAAGGCCAGCGGTTTGATGCCGGGGACTGGGTCGAATATTTGACTGCCAACATCTATTTTGCCCTGCATGATGAAGAGCTGCATGATGATCTGGTCAAACGTCTCATGGAGTTGCTTCCGTGCACAGATATATAG
- the priA gene encoding replication restart helicase PriA has protein sequence MKEFWHVILASPPYQSLTYGLPDYFPDPLPGMRVLVPLGRGHRVGIVSGAASAAPAGVRVKPMLWPLEHKPVLDDHYMSLVRTLAARNMEPEGRVLENLLPHGMRKASVSLHVERDSASSPFPATLKPPALAAMDESARQQLMDLWHSGKMRARFNIKKDEQERFVRLLVDPPWPVRPNARRQINLLEHLFDKGPQSLHALKYSLGNWAADTALRLETAGLLNVGALTSDMIDLVDSVQCEAEAPDFTHELTREQQGAFETLSTALNTGQAATHLVHGVTGSGKTYLYLRLAAQCLEAGRSVMLLAPEVALACQLAKAAAAAFPGRKIYFHHGYQSPRKRESTFMELADSDQAAVVVGTRSSLFLPVRNVGLVVLDEEHDESYKQEERMPYQAKEVAWFRARLWGALMILGSATPDVKTYHAAKQGGVPVSVLRDRIGTSVLPEVSLVAMDGKKDREQPFAPQTVQALQRVVEAGEQAIVMLNRRGYAPLMYCVDCAQVVRCPDCEVGMTFHKGRERVVCHYCGRHQSYPLLCSKCGGGNFIPMGEGTERLEEQLEAMLPDGTGILRLDRDSTRRQERMEEILDEFGRGEAQILVGTQMLSKGHHFPGVTLVVVTDGDLGLNLPDYRASERTFQLLVQVAGRAGRGTRSGKVLIQTRNPGHPIWQEVLAADYEGFFAREIEKRRSFGYPPFSKLGLIRMSFPADWEQGARTVMEFSAHLRTLAARLDVVVLGPAPAPLAMLRGRRRFNCLLKAGDWPAVRQLFAALRDANPATAKIRMSLDLDPVSML, from the coding sequence ATGAAAGAATTCTGGCATGTTATCCTTGCCTCTCCACCGTACCAGAGCCTGACGTACGGTCTTCCTGATTATTTCCCGGATCCGCTGCCGGGTATGCGTGTTCTCGTGCCTTTGGGGCGTGGACACAGGGTGGGTATTGTTTCCGGTGCGGCTAGCGCTGCCCCCGCAGGAGTCAGGGTCAAGCCCATGCTCTGGCCTTTGGAGCACAAGCCGGTCCTGGACGACCATTATATGAGCCTGGTGCGCACATTGGCCGCACGGAACATGGAGCCGGAAGGGCGCGTGCTGGAGAATCTGTTGCCCCACGGCATGCGAAAGGCGTCGGTTTCCTTACATGTGGAGCGGGATTCGGCCAGCAGCCCGTTTCCGGCCACACTCAAGCCACCTGCGCTTGCCGCAATGGATGAAAGCGCACGACAGCAGCTCATGGATTTGTGGCATAGCGGAAAAATGCGTGCCCGTTTCAATATAAAGAAAGACGAGCAGGAACGTTTCGTTCGTCTGTTGGTTGATCCTCCGTGGCCTGTGCGCCCCAATGCGCGGCGGCAGATAAATTTGCTGGAACATCTTTTCGACAAAGGACCGCAGAGCCTGCATGCGCTCAAATATTCCTTGGGGAATTGGGCCGCGGACACTGCCTTGCGATTGGAAACGGCCGGTTTGCTGAACGTTGGTGCGTTGACATCGGACATGATCGATCTCGTGGATTCGGTGCAGTGCGAAGCGGAAGCCCCGGATTTTACTCATGAGCTGACCCGGGAACAGCAAGGTGCTTTTGAAACCCTGAGCACCGCGCTTAACACCGGTCAGGCTGCCACGCATCTGGTGCATGGCGTTACAGGGAGTGGTAAAACATACCTTTACCTGAGGCTTGCCGCACAATGCCTCGAAGCTGGCCGTTCAGTCATGTTGCTGGCCCCGGAAGTTGCTCTGGCGTGCCAGTTGGCAAAAGCTGCCGCGGCTGCGTTTCCCGGCAGAAAAATTTATTTTCATCATGGATACCAGAGTCCTCGCAAACGTGAATCCACGTTCATGGAACTGGCTGATTCGGATCAGGCTGCTGTTGTGGTGGGAACGCGTTCCAGTCTTTTTTTGCCTGTTCGCAACGTGGGGCTTGTTGTTTTGGACGAAGAGCACGACGAATCCTACAAACAGGAAGAGCGTATGCCCTACCAAGCCAAGGAAGTGGCTTGGTTTCGCGCCCGTTTGTGGGGCGCACTCATGATTCTGGGGTCTGCAACCCCTGACGTGAAAACCTACCATGCAGCCAAGCAGGGCGGCGTGCCGGTTTCCGTGCTGCGGGACCGTATCGGCACGAGTGTCCTGCCCGAGGTCTCTCTGGTTGCCATGGACGGCAAAAAGGATCGGGAACAGCCGTTTGCGCCTCAGACCGTGCAGGCCTTGCAACGGGTTGTCGAGGCGGGGGAACAGGCCATTGTCATGCTTAACCGCAGAGGCTACGCGCCACTGATGTATTGCGTTGACTGCGCCCAGGTGGTGCGTTGCCCCGATTGTGAGGTCGGCATGACGTTTCACAAGGGACGCGAGCGAGTGGTTTGTCATTACTGCGGCCGTCATCAGTCATATCCACTGCTGTGCTCCAAGTGTGGCGGCGGGAATTTTATTCCCATGGGCGAAGGCACCGAGCGTCTTGAGGAGCAACTTGAGGCCATGCTTCCCGATGGAACGGGGATTTTGCGTCTGGACAGGGATTCCACACGCAGACAGGAACGGATGGAAGAAATTCTGGATGAGTTCGGTCGGGGCGAGGCCCAGATTCTGGTCGGAACGCAGATGCTTTCCAAGGGACATCATTTCCCCGGGGTGACACTGGTTGTGGTGACGGATGGCGATCTGGGCTTGAATCTACCGGATTATCGGGCCTCGGAGCGTACTTTTCAGTTGCTTGTCCAGGTGGCTGGGCGTGCCGGCAGAGGCACACGTTCCGGAAAGGTGCTCATTCAGACACGCAACCCCGGTCACCCCATCTGGCAGGAAGTTCTTGCTGCCGACTATGAAGGCTTTTTTGCGCGGGAAATTGAAAAACGTCGTTCCTTTGGTTATCCGCCGTTCAGCAAACTGGGCCTGATTCGCATGAGCTTTCCTGCGGACTGGGAACAGGGTGCGCGAACGGTTATGGAATTTTCAGCTCATTTGCGGACTCTGGCCGCCCGTCTGGATGTTGTGGTCCTGGGACCGGCCCCTGCACCCCTCGCCATGTTGCGGGGACGCCGACGTTTTAATTGTTTGCTCAAGGCTGGGGACTGGCCTGCTGTCCGCCAGTTGTTTGCCGCATTGCGGGATGCCAATCCTGCCACGGCCAAGATACGCATGAGTCTGGACCTTGATCCCGTGAGCATGTTGTAG
- a CDS encoding OmpH family outer membrane protein yields the protein MKRLLLLVTLTGLLCMAVTPAFARVGFINPQRVVNESKIGRTAQEDLARLGRIKDKRINISAERIKSMRAEVDKGMLSVSQQKVREDDIEAALARHKLLIEQSNRSIRDQENQLIQFIMRKADKILRRIAAGGGFTLVLTDPEAIGFIAPEVDLTDRVIEALNNEM from the coding sequence ATGAAACGATTACTTTTACTCGTGACCCTGACAGGCCTGTTGTGCATGGCCGTGACTCCCGCCTTTGCCCGGGTGGGATTCATCAACCCGCAGCGGGTGGTCAATGAGTCCAAGATAGGACGCACGGCTCAGGAAGATCTGGCCCGTCTCGGTCGGATCAAGGATAAGCGCATCAATATCAGTGCCGAACGAATCAAGTCCATGCGCGCCGAGGTTGACAAGGGCATGCTTTCCGTTTCGCAGCAGAAAGTGCGTGAGGATGACATTGAAGCGGCTCTGGCGCGTCACAAGCTGCTTATTGAGCAGAGCAACCGTTCCATTCGGGATCAGGAAAATCAGTTGATTCAGTTCATCATGAGAAAGGCAGATAAAATATTGCGCCGGATTGCCGCCGGTGGCGGATTTACCTTGGTGTTGACCGACCCCGAGGCCATCGGGTTCATCGCTCCGGAAGTGGACCTGACGGACAGGGTTATCGAGGCCCTGAACAATGAAATGTAG
- a CDS encoding SH3 domain-containing protein, with product MRRAVILTLWMVLLCAAAASAAEFGEIRYPDRTLNLRVERSPKAEWVGILQAGQPVRVAYLKDGWVAVFEPYMKTRDSVKVAGYANVKYLNKKRSKVEEKSWGAVMHPRTAVNIRSKRNARSSKMGKLVPGTNVRVDFPEDGWVAVLEDRATIRSKLNVRGFVKSTYLLPGPVAGTARKPASSPEAVQTTPPATGEGQVRGSVAPAPKTQKAEKAEEHAVSDTQDREAKAQTPVKPWGTVITAKHKVRIRKERSMTSHFVKTVAAGERIKIDFPKNGWFAVFEPDATVRSEQRALGYVLAEHLKKGEPVTVTPRPESLGNEGAKEARPAKPIIIKPDPLAASARPAPKGDKYLHGVHYKLLEKAETSRNGVDVVDMKIFVDVKQLPKATIMEDFAKSLWKEHRRSNKLLVIHIFLPEMDLDDISFIEAVYSHDEPLEFWARRTALYGTRFMDQ from the coding sequence ATGCGACGTGCAGTTATCCTGACCTTATGGATGGTTTTGTTGTGTGCTGCGGCGGCCAGTGCCGCCGAATTTGGTGAGATTCGTTATCCGGACAGAACGTTGAATCTTCGCGTGGAACGCTCGCCCAAGGCCGAGTGGGTGGGAATTCTTCAGGCTGGCCAACCTGTTCGCGTGGCCTACCTGAAAGACGGCTGGGTTGCTGTTTTCGAACCCTATATGAAGACGCGGGATTCGGTTAAGGTGGCCGGGTATGCCAATGTGAAATACCTCAATAAAAAACGCAGCAAGGTTGAAGAGAAGTCCTGGGGGGCCGTGATGCATCCGCGCACAGCTGTCAACATCCGCTCCAAACGGAATGCCAGATCCTCGAAAATGGGGAAACTTGTTCCGGGGACCAACGTCCGGGTGGATTTTCCCGAGGACGGATGGGTGGCCGTGCTGGAAGACCGCGCGACCATTCGCAGCAAGCTCAATGTCCGTGGGTTCGTCAAGTCGACGTATCTTCTGCCCGGGCCCGTAGCAGGTACCGCTCGTAAACCGGCTTCCAGTCCCGAGGCTGTGCAGACAACACCACCAGCCACAGGCGAAGGGCAGGTTCGCGGTTCCGTTGCTCCTGCACCGAAAACCCAAAAAGCCGAGAAGGCTGAGGAACATGCCGTTTCCGACACGCAAGATCGTGAGGCCAAGGCACAGACTCCGGTCAAGCCGTGGGGAACGGTGATTACGGCGAAGCACAAGGTTCGCATTCGTAAGGAACGATCAATGACTTCGCATTTTGTGAAAACCGTTGCCGCGGGCGAACGGATAAAGATCGACTTTCCGAAAAATGGCTGGTTTGCCGTTTTCGAGCCCGATGCAACGGTCCGTTCGGAACAGCGGGCTTTGGGATATGTTTTGGCCGAGCATTTGAAAAAAGGCGAGCCTGTTACCGTGACACCCCGGCCTGAGTCCCTCGGGAACGAGGGGGCTAAAGAGGCGCGGCCTGCCAAGCCGATCATTATCAAGCCCGATCCTCTGGCTGCTAGTGCGCGGCCTGCGCCCAAAGGGGACAAATATCTGCATGGCGTCCACTACAAACTGCTGGAAAAGGCTGAAACCTCCCGTAATGGAGTGGATGTTGTGGACATGAAGATTTTTGTGGACGTCAAGCAATTACCCAAGGCGACCATCATGGAGGATTTCGCCAAAAGTCTTTGGAAAGAACATCGCAGAAGCAACAAGCTTCTGGTCATTCATATATTTCTGCCGGAAATGGATCTGGATGACATCTCTTTTATCGAGGCGGTGTATTCGCATGACGAGCCCCTTGAATTCTGGGCGAGGCGAACCGCTCTTTACGGAACGCGGTTCATGGATCAATGA